In one Silene latifolia isolate original U9 population chromosome 10, ASM4854445v1, whole genome shotgun sequence genomic region, the following are encoded:
- the LOC141606014 gene encoding protein N-terminal and lysine N-methyltransferase efm7: METALFSPSCLFGNTSDNSSDEEAIDETHQNFVERTHQFPGMELIIREFSFHQLNANLLWPGTFAFVEWLVQHRSWIEGRRVIELGSGTGALAIFLNKLLQLDITTSDYDDQEIEDNIAYNCGVNGVVPVLPHVKHTWGDPFTNSTSNWDLVIASDILLYVKQYPNLIKTLSFLLNAYQPNSNLKTSPNKQDLGLPFPAFIMSWRRRIGKDDESLFFNGCQAAGLEVKHLGARVYCITSLSRHDESQ; encoded by the exons ATGGAGACAGCCCTCTTCTCCCCTTCGTGTCTTTTCGGCAACACCTCTGACAACTCCTCTG ATGAGGAAGCCATTGATGAAACCCATCAAAACTTTGTTGAGAGGACCCATCAGTTTCCTGGAATG GAGTTAATTATACGTGAGTTCTCCTTCCACCAGCTTAATGCTAATTTGCTTTGGCCGGGCACATTTGCTTTTGTGGAATGGCTGGTTCAGCATCGGTCTTGGATAGAAGGAAGACGTGTCATTGAATTGGGGAG CGGCACTGGAGCTCTGGCTATCTTCCTGAACAAGCTGTTACAACTTGACATCACAACCTCAGACTATGATGATCAAGAAATTGAGGATAACATAGCTTATAACTGCGGAGTCAATGGAGTTGTCCCAGTTCTTCCTCATGTCAAGC ATACGTGGGGAGATCCCTTTACGAACTCTACTTCTAACTGGGATCTGGTAATCGCTAGTGACATATTGCTTT ATGTGAAGCAGTATCCAAACTTAATAAAGACGCTCTCTTTTCTTCTGAACGCTTATCAGCCAAACAGCAACCTGAAAACTTCTCCGAATAAACAGGACTTAG GGTTACCTTTCCCTGCGTTTATAATGAGTTGGAGACGAAGAATCGGCAAAGACGACGAGTCTCTGTTCTTCAATGGATGTCAAGCTGCTGGTTTGGAGGTGAAGCATCTCGGAGCCCGTGTTTACTGCATCACGTCTCTTTCCCGACATGATGAAAGTCAGTGA